The Alteromonas stellipolaris genome includes a region encoding these proteins:
- a CDS encoding response regulator, whose protein sequence is MTEVIRVLLIEDDEDDYFLTSDYLLQCEEPRFQLTWVTNSADAIDALQRRNFDLCLLDYLLGAENAVDVLEVLKSNQFNLPVVILTGQSDSQVDELVMRAGAADYLQKTEIESPRFMRTIRYAMVRREIENERLERHKVEQQNKAKDKFLAHLGHELRTPLTSILGYTELLLDDKGNDPLAQELSIIYSNGKHLLSLLNDLLDMSRIMADKLELNIKEVHLSPFLTDIHSLMRLAAKDKDLVFDVIAETKIPEIIETDPTRLRQVLINLVSNAVKFTDTGTITVTVEVRPPAPGKTNERLHFIVEDTGIGMPPDKLEKIFQPFEQIEDIMRANHGGAGLGLAISRELVAKLGGSISVDSVFGKGSRFSFSIDPGDISEQSRAHLALKAPSRAEANDLDLQVTGKVLIVDDIREIRRLTGHLVSQCHATVAYAENGVKALEAVLQAEEDNDPFHLVLMDIHMPVMNGIEALHAIRRHNSNVPVVAVTAASRKGLKQSLMDDGFNNVIGKPIERAALTEVLDQYLVRSQGPAVSKIESVKTVTQSTQPQPTSKKVLVIEDDEDAAELLQLFLVHQGHDVITANTGADAIERMNEVVFDHVLMDLTLPDYHGYDLAAELNQIQPKAKLVIVSGNEPDKDTMKHLGVSQSLLKPVSKEDLISVVS, encoded by the coding sequence GTGACCGAAGTTATCCGGGTTTTACTGATTGAAGATGACGAAGATGATTATTTTTTAACATCAGATTATTTACTTCAATGTGAAGAACCCCGTTTCCAGCTTACCTGGGTAACCAACAGTGCTGACGCCATAGACGCGTTACAGCGTCGTAATTTCGATTTGTGTCTGCTCGACTATCTACTTGGCGCAGAAAACGCAGTAGATGTATTAGAAGTGCTTAAATCTAATCAGTTCAACCTTCCTGTTGTTATTCTAACTGGTCAGTCAGACTCTCAAGTTGACGAATTAGTAATGCGAGCAGGTGCAGCCGATTACCTGCAAAAAACAGAAATTGAGTCGCCACGTTTCATGCGAACCATCCGCTACGCCATGGTTCGACGAGAGATAGAAAACGAACGATTAGAAAGGCATAAAGTTGAACAACAAAATAAAGCGAAAGATAAGTTTTTGGCTCACTTAGGCCACGAACTTCGTACTCCGCTTACATCAATTTTAGGTTACACAGAGCTGCTATTAGACGACAAAGGTAACGACCCTTTGGCCCAAGAACTTTCTATTATTTATTCTAATGGGAAGCACTTGCTTAGCCTGTTAAACGACCTTCTTGATATGTCTCGCATTATGGCGGACAAACTTGAACTTAATATTAAAGAGGTGCATTTAAGCCCTTTCCTTACTGATATCCACTCATTAATGCGATTAGCAGCGAAAGACAAAGATCTTGTTTTCGATGTGATTGCAGAGACCAAGATACCGGAAATAATTGAAACCGACCCTACCCGTTTGCGTCAGGTATTAATTAACTTAGTCAGTAACGCTGTGAAATTTACCGATACTGGTACCATTACCGTCACCGTTGAAGTTCGTCCACCAGCGCCGGGGAAAACGAACGAAAGGTTACACTTCATTGTTGAAGATACTGGCATTGGCATGCCCCCCGATAAGCTAGAAAAAATCTTTCAGCCTTTCGAGCAAATCGAAGATATCATGCGTGCAAATCATGGCGGTGCTGGATTAGGCTTAGCAATTAGCCGTGAACTGGTGGCTAAGCTAGGCGGAAGCATTAGTGTAGATTCCGTTTTTGGAAAAGGTAGTCGCTTTTCGTTTTCCATCGATCCCGGTGATATTAGCGAGCAAAGTCGTGCTCATCTTGCGCTTAAGGCTCCGAGCAGAGCTGAGGCCAATGATTTAGATTTACAAGTTACTGGCAAAGTGTTGATTGTTGATGATATCCGCGAGATTCGCCGCTTAACCGGGCATTTAGTTAGTCAATGTCACGCTACTGTAGCTTATGCTGAAAACGGGGTTAAAGCGTTAGAGGCAGTATTACAAGCCGAAGAAGATAACGACCCCTTTCATTTAGTGTTAATGGATATCCATATGCCAGTAATGAATGGAATTGAAGCCCTACATGCAATAAGACGGCACAATAGCAACGTACCTGTTGTGGCCGTCACAGCCGCTAGCCGAAAAGGATTAAAACAGTCTTTAATGGATGACGGATTTAATAATGTTATTGGCAAACCTATTGAACGAGCAGCGCTGACTGAAGTGCTCGACCAATATTTGGTTCGCTCTCAAGGTCCAGCCGTGTCGAAGATAGAAAGCGTTAAAACAGTGACACAAAGTACTCAACCTCAACCGACGTCTAAAAAAGTGTTAGTGATAGAAGACGACGAGGATGCAGCAGAGTTGTTGCAATTATTCTTGGTTCATCAAGGCCATGATGTCATTACGGCAAATACGGGCGCGGATGCTATAGAGCGTATGAACGAAGTGGTATTTGACCATGTCTTGATGGATTTAACCCTTCCCGACTACCATGGATATGACTTAGCTGCCGAGTTGAATCAAATTCAACCCAAGGCGAAGTTGGTTATTGTGAGTGGCAACGAGCCAGATAAAGATACTATGAAGCATTTAGGTGTGAGTCAGTCACTTCTAAAGCCTGTTAGTAAAGAAGATTTAATTAGTGTGGTGTCTTAA
- a CDS encoding CC0125/CC1285 family lipoprotein: MRLPTKMKIAALACSLFVTACTTTPIASPTPYKSAVTKEGYGYSSVQLTDNEYRVLFKATDRTPADVIQQFALRRAAELAKKHNYEWLAIVKTDVDKKAVMARAVTHNTDEPQPFATNQQCTMSGCTEVAQPVPGQGQNTVTQTQINDVYFSILVRMSNTQGSLGKNVMSVEEILANQADNAK, translated from the coding sequence ATGCGCCTACCAACAAAAATGAAAATAGCGGCTTTAGCATGCAGTTTATTTGTTACCGCTTGCACAACCACCCCTATCGCCTCACCAACACCTTATAAATCAGCGGTCACTAAAGAAGGATACGGGTACTCTAGCGTTCAACTAACCGACAATGAATATCGAGTATTATTTAAAGCCACAGATCGCACACCTGCGGATGTTATTCAGCAATTCGCGTTGCGAAGAGCCGCTGAACTTGCAAAAAAACATAATTATGAATGGTTGGCTATCGTCAAAACTGATGTTGATAAAAAGGCCGTCATGGCCAGAGCAGTAACCCACAATACAGATGAGCCCCAACCGTTTGCCACCAATCAGCAATGCACTATGTCAGGATGTACCGAGGTGGCACAGCCCGTGCCAGGTCAGGGGCAAAACACGGTGACGCAGACACAGATTAACGACGTTTACTTTTCTATTCTGGTAAGAATGAGCAATACCCAAGGTAGTTTAGGGAAAAACGTGATGTCTGTTGAAGAAATTCTTGCTAACCAGGCTGATAACGCTAAATAG
- the yfbR gene encoding 5'-deoxynucleotidase, whose amino-acid sequence MAKTHSAFIGLMQRARNVKRWPLMAQFQEEMLSTHIYEASMVAHMLGAIAADVFNEDVDPDRVAAMAIFHEGSEIAGMSDIPSPVKYHDPETTAAIKKLERRFEAMLIQTLPEPLQKRYQPLIEQDKDDVHVRLAKAADVLCAYLKCDYELSKSNSEFSNAMDEMEVQLKQYRERFQSVEYFCKVFLEDAKGTLDEQTKDLDWVERANTLHLDSEQN is encoded by the coding sequence ATGGCAAAAACTCACTCCGCATTTATAGGTTTAATGCAACGGGCAAGAAATGTGAAACGATGGCCCTTGATGGCACAGTTTCAAGAAGAGATGTTGTCTACACATATCTACGAAGCCTCTATGGTAGCGCATATGTTAGGCGCAATAGCTGCGGATGTGTTTAACGAAGATGTTGACCCTGACCGAGTTGCTGCTATGGCTATATTTCATGAAGGTAGCGAAATTGCGGGTATGAGTGATATTCCAAGCCCGGTGAAATACCACGATCCTGAAACTACTGCGGCTATTAAAAAGTTAGAGCGTCGGTTTGAGGCTATGCTGATTCAAACCTTGCCTGAGCCGCTACAGAAGCGCTACCAGCCCTTAATAGAACAAGATAAAGATGATGTTCACGTTCGACTTGCTAAAGCCGCTGATGTGCTATGTGCGTATCTTAAATGTGATTATGAGTTGTCGAAATCGAATTCAGAGTTTTCAAATGCCATGGACGAAATGGAAGTGCAATTGAAGCAGTACCGAGAAAGATTTCAGTCAGTAGAGTACTTTTGCAAAGTATTCTTAGAAGATGCCAAGGGTACTTTGGACGAACAAACTAAAGATCTTGATTGGGTAGAACGAGCCAATACATTACATTTAGATTCAGAGCAAAATTAA
- a CDS encoding DUF1328 domain-containing protein codes for MLGWAITFFIIAIIAAVFGFGGIAGAATGIAQFLFFVFIALLVISLVANALRGRSPRA; via the coding sequence ATGTTAGGTTGGGCAATTACTTTTTTCATTATCGCCATTATTGCAGCAGTTTTTGGTTTTGGCGGCATCGCAGGTGCAGCAACAGGTATCGCACAATTTTTATTCTTTGTGTTCATCGCCTTACTAGTCATTTCACTAGTCGCGAATGCCTTACGCGGTCGGTCACCACGAGCATAA
- a CDS encoding DUF349 domain-containing protein → MIFSRFFAPSHTSQNPEKRLEAIQNLSPEKPTDKTILHELAFNDANADVSLAALSKLNTFVLWLKMSQSAQHAKVKKIAERTVEAALMGQGDVNINANEKASFLRESANGELIQTVLVNDASLLADKSLVMTLLNKVDKPAFTQTIFLQHADNALQQAILATIEDSSVLQKLEKKCRDNAIHGAIVAKLQLLKAQAEKPIELMRRVTLCLSKYQALVDKSDVEDIDKRQVKLLGEYNDLMSDASILSAEDKTAVDAKFARISEKVTRHLSRIRPEWEAQKAAKEKAEIEALCKQHLSHATTQVNWLYGERLCEATLADVAVVNESVRALEVSADHMASLGGSAKLLDEVRAGIAALNNSLEAFSMQQQYGQKLLICLSQVESLAEESKQQAAGTPIEPAKSAQDVKVKGEKEQTAEVSKAASTDAIESDSVEDQAIQNKAIQDQDFEDKNVSQKAPESIEAEFKALSEKYHNLRNELISVPSALNKRWHAASRVFSQKKQAKKAEVDHALRQCRKQISVVDNLIAQGKYRAAITKFEKLSASFESMPENVKKQLAKRFEKTAEDIAHLEGWQDYIAAPRKPALVEEAQALAASPVEDIKQRGEAIRYLRQQWLSLGAGSDDDTQQSAFDAALELAFQPCREHYAALDAEREKALKARQALIDQVAAIDLSQDEAVLAKVFDRTVKQWHECGQVEKRDYESLKQRWNKTISPLQTKVNQWHGMNKKAKQELVAQASALSVQEDIASATETAQQLQHNWKSIGHAGKRDESRLWREFRLANDALFGRLKEQRKAQSSAFDETLNTLFTQLNAIDSESDESTIASSIQDIETQAKDLPGAMRAKLDKKITVIQKQQQTRAQQRHVRKVQQRAQSVITVLSESLRAGDFTSISDDDADLLGKRWKSALSKPTPVQQSRHWLTVALEAATDIPSPQSDSSMRTNVQLTMMTAKLEKGESLSPAQLLEDWIAHGKVDDQETHLLERVVNVLDNNPEVVA, encoded by the coding sequence ATGATATTTAGTCGGTTCTTTGCTCCTTCTCACACCAGTCAGAATCCCGAAAAAAGACTGGAAGCCATTCAAAACCTGTCACCGGAAAAGCCTACAGACAAAACAATTTTACATGAATTGGCATTTAACGATGCCAATGCTGATGTCAGCCTTGCAGCCTTAAGCAAATTAAATACTTTTGTATTGTGGCTTAAAATGTCACAAAGCGCGCAACATGCGAAAGTGAAAAAAATTGCTGAACGCACCGTTGAAGCCGCATTGATGGGGCAGGGTGATGTCAATATAAACGCGAATGAAAAAGCTTCATTCTTGCGCGAAAGTGCCAATGGTGAATTAATTCAGACCGTGTTGGTTAATGACGCAAGTTTGTTGGCAGACAAAAGCTTAGTAATGACATTGCTTAACAAAGTCGATAAGCCTGCTTTTACTCAAACCATTTTTCTTCAACATGCAGATAACGCACTGCAACAAGCTATTTTAGCCACAATTGAAGATAGTAGTGTGCTACAAAAGCTGGAAAAGAAATGCCGAGATAATGCTATTCACGGTGCTATCGTTGCAAAACTTCAGCTATTAAAAGCGCAAGCTGAAAAGCCTATTGAGTTAATGCGACGTGTTACTTTATGTTTGTCTAAGTACCAAGCGTTGGTAGATAAATCAGATGTTGAAGATATTGATAAGCGCCAAGTTAAATTGTTAGGTGAATATAACGACTTAATGTCAGATGCATCGATATTAAGTGCAGAAGATAAGACGGCAGTAGACGCTAAGTTCGCCCGTATTAGCGAAAAAGTAACACGTCACTTATCGCGTATTCGACCTGAGTGGGAAGCGCAAAAAGCGGCAAAAGAAAAAGCTGAGATAGAAGCCCTCTGTAAGCAGCACTTATCGCATGCCACAACGCAAGTTAATTGGCTTTATGGTGAGCGTTTATGCGAGGCGACTCTTGCTGATGTAGCGGTGGTTAATGAATCGGTACGCGCGTTAGAAGTAAGTGCTGATCACATGGCTTCATTAGGTGGCAGCGCCAAACTGCTTGATGAAGTTCGAGCTGGCATTGCGGCATTAAACAACAGTTTAGAAGCCTTTTCGATGCAACAGCAGTACGGCCAAAAACTTTTGATTTGTTTGTCTCAAGTGGAATCCCTTGCAGAAGAATCTAAGCAGCAGGCGGCAGGTACGCCTATTGAACCAGCAAAAAGTGCCCAAGACGTTAAAGTAAAAGGTGAAAAAGAACAAACTGCTGAAGTGTCAAAAGCTGCAAGCACTGATGCAATTGAAAGTGACTCTGTTGAAGACCAAGCTATTCAAAACAAAGCCATTCAAGATCAAGATTTTGAAGACAAGAACGTTAGCCAGAAAGCGCCAGAATCGATTGAGGCTGAATTTAAAGCGTTAAGTGAAAAGTATCATAATTTACGCAATGAACTCATTTCAGTACCAAGCGCCCTTAATAAGCGCTGGCATGCAGCTTCGCGCGTTTTCAGTCAGAAAAAACAAGCTAAAAAAGCAGAAGTAGACCACGCGCTTCGTCAGTGCAGAAAACAAATCAGTGTGGTTGACAACTTGATTGCCCAAGGTAAGTACCGCGCGGCTATTACCAAGTTTGAAAAGCTATCTGCAAGCTTCGAATCTATGCCTGAGAATGTGAAAAAACAATTGGCTAAGCGTTTTGAGAAAACCGCTGAAGATATTGCTCACCTTGAAGGCTGGCAAGATTATATCGCGGCGCCTAGAAAACCTGCACTGGTAGAGGAAGCTCAGGCATTAGCGGCTAGCCCTGTTGAAGATATTAAACAGCGCGGTGAAGCAATTCGTTATTTACGCCAGCAGTGGCTTTCGTTAGGCGCTGGTAGCGACGATGACACACAACAAAGTGCTTTCGACGCTGCTTTAGAACTTGCGTTTCAACCTTGTCGCGAACATTACGCAGCATTGGATGCAGAGCGTGAGAAAGCGCTTAAAGCTCGTCAGGCATTGATTGATCAAGTTGCCGCCATCGATTTGTCACAAGACGAAGCTGTGCTGGCTAAAGTGTTCGATAGAACCGTTAAACAATGGCATGAGTGTGGCCAAGTTGAAAAGCGTGATTACGAGTCGTTAAAGCAACGTTGGAATAAAACCATTAGCCCGCTGCAAACGAAAGTGAACCAGTGGCATGGGATGAATAAAAAAGCAAAGCAGGAACTCGTTGCTCAAGCATCAGCGCTGTCAGTACAAGAGGATATTGCTAGTGCCACTGAAACAGCGCAGCAGTTGCAACACAATTGGAAATCCATAGGCCATGCCGGTAAGCGTGATGAAAGCCGATTGTGGCGTGAGTTTCGCCTGGCGAATGATGCATTGTTTGGACGCTTAAAAGAGCAGCGTAAGGCACAGTCATCTGCATTTGATGAAACCTTAAATACCCTTTTTACTCAATTAAATGCCATTGACTCGGAATCTGATGAATCAACGATTGCTAGTTCAATTCAGGATATTGAAACGCAAGCGAAAGATTTGCCTGGTGCAATGCGTGCAAAACTTGATAAGAAAATAACCGTTATTCAAAAGCAACAGCAAACACGTGCTCAGCAGCGCCACGTACGTAAAGTACAGCAGCGTGCTCAATCGGTTATTACAGTGTTAAGCGAAAGTTTGAGGGCAGGCGATTTTACTAGCATCAGTGATGATGACGCTGACCTACTAGGGAAGCGTTGGAAGTCTGCGCTGTCTAAACCTACACCTGTTCAACAAAGTCGTCATTGGCTAACCGTTGCTTTGGAAGCGGCTACTGATATACCAAGCCCCCAAAGCGATAGCAGTATGCGAACCAATGTACAGCTAACCATGATGACAGCGAAACTAGAGAAAGGTGAGAGCCTATCTCCTGCGCAGTTGTTGGAAGATTGGATTGCGCATGGCAAAGTCGATGACCAAGAGACGCATTTACTTGAACGAGTAGTGAATGTATTGGATAACAACCCAGAGGTGGTTGCTTAA
- a CDS encoding YeaC family protein, with product MNIEVLLNSMTPEVYERLRQSVETGKWLDGTPLSEDQKASCMQAVMLYQAKIEKSSEHMTVNESGEIVHKSKSDFKRALSKQEDDNNTIARFKQDDI from the coding sequence ATGAATATAGAAGTATTACTAAATAGTATGACGCCAGAGGTGTACGAACGTCTGCGTCAATCGGTGGAAACCGGTAAATGGCTTGATGGTACGCCGTTAAGTGAAGACCAGAAAGCCAGCTGCATGCAAGCAGTTATGCTGTATCAAGCAAAAATTGAGAAATCGTCGGAACATATGACGGTAAATGAAAGCGGCGAAATAGTGCATAAAAGTAAATCAGATTTTAAACGTGCACTTTCCAAGCAAGAAGATGATAACAACACTATAGCGCGGTTTAAACAGGATGATATTTAG
- a CDS encoding zinc ribbon domain-containing protein, which produces MALVDCPSCNKKTSDKAKICPHCDFKIGDASSEDIERKKNLQKFKKLQSIQNQSLIAMIIFVAGFGFMYWGGTRPGDLQHNLAIVASIAGFVWYLVNRVRIVLIKRFRS; this is translated from the coding sequence ATGGCACTCGTTGACTGCCCATCGTGCAATAAAAAAACGTCTGACAAAGCAAAAATATGCCCGCATTGTGATTTCAAAATAGGCGATGCTTCCTCAGAAGATATTGAACGTAAGAAAAATCTACAAAAATTCAAAAAGTTACAGAGCATTCAAAATCAATCGCTTATTGCCATGATCATATTTGTGGCGGGATTCGGTTTTATGTATTGGGGCGGAACAAGACCCGGCGACTTGCAACATAATCTCGCTATTGTAGCCAGTATTGCAGGCTTCGTGTGGTATCTTGTCAACCGCGTAAGAATTGTACTTATTAAACGATTCCGTTCATGA
- a CDS encoding alanine/glycine:cation symporter family protein, which translates to MEGLYSFLVILDGFLGGAGWFPYVLLGVGLFFTIYLKFPQIRFFKHAWQVVTGKFDKESDPGDTTHFRALTTALSGTVGTGNISGVAFAIFLGGPAALFWMWVTAFLGMTTKFVEVTLSHKYRVKTEDGTMAGGPMYYMDRRLNMKWLAVAFAIATVVSSFGTGNLPQSNGIAQSIEATFGFEPWAVGSVLGILLALVILGGIQRIAAFTARVVPVMAVIYLIGALAVIFANVENIIPSFAAVVKDAFTGSAAAGGFLGASLAYAFNRGVNRGLFSNEAGQGSAPIAHAAAKTKEPASEGMVSLLEPFIDTIIICTVTGLVILSSGVWKEKHENVFDRSDMFFVQGQYDDSDQADVDKLYGYLNDVEGNEIKAYTGSITVVNGTAVSDGFTLLNSRSVAEDVKYNIGSEDLFTGTLKIEEGKPVRDNLEVSGKSLVHSAALTTIAFTRGYFGNFGQYIVSIGLMLFAFSTAIAWSYYGDRAMTYLLGPRSVMPYRVIYVAGFVWAAFSDTTLVWALSAVAIVVMTLPNLFGIVLLSKEMKETVNDYWSRHKK; encoded by the coding sequence TTGGAAGGGTTATATAGTTTTCTCGTCATACTGGATGGTTTTTTAGGCGGCGCAGGGTGGTTTCCTTACGTATTGCTAGGTGTAGGTTTATTCTTCACTATCTACCTTAAATTCCCTCAAATTCGTTTTTTCAAACACGCATGGCAAGTAGTAACTGGCAAGTTCGACAAAGAGAGCGATCCAGGTGATACCACACACTTCCGCGCACTTACTACCGCGTTATCAGGTACGGTTGGTACCGGTAATATCAGTGGTGTAGCGTTTGCTATATTCTTGGGTGGTCCAGCAGCGTTGTTCTGGATGTGGGTTACCGCCTTTTTAGGTATGACAACGAAATTCGTTGAGGTAACCCTTTCTCACAAATACCGTGTGAAAACCGAAGATGGCACCATGGCGGGTGGTCCCATGTATTACATGGACAGACGCTTAAACATGAAATGGTTAGCGGTAGCTTTCGCCATTGCCACTGTAGTGAGTTCATTCGGAACAGGTAACTTGCCGCAAAGTAACGGTATTGCGCAAAGTATTGAAGCCACGTTTGGTTTCGAGCCTTGGGCAGTAGGTAGCGTGCTAGGTATTTTACTTGCGCTTGTTATCCTTGGTGGTATTCAACGCATTGCTGCCTTTACTGCGCGAGTCGTGCCGGTAATGGCGGTTATTTACCTTATTGGTGCGTTAGCGGTAATTTTCGCGAACGTTGAAAATATTATTCCTTCTTTCGCTGCGGTAGTTAAAGATGCATTTACAGGGTCTGCGGCTGCAGGGGGCTTCTTAGGGGCGTCACTTGCGTATGCATTTAATCGTGGTGTAAACCGTGGTTTGTTCTCGAACGAAGCGGGTCAAGGTTCTGCACCCATTGCTCATGCTGCGGCGAAAACCAAAGAGCCAGCGTCTGAAGGTATGGTGTCGCTACTTGAACCTTTCATCGATACCATCATTATCTGTACGGTGACTGGTTTGGTTATCTTGTCTTCTGGTGTATGGAAAGAAAAGCATGAAAACGTATTTGACCGTTCAGACATGTTCTTCGTTCAAGGCCAATATGATGACAGCGATCAGGCCGATGTCGATAAACTTTACGGTTACCTGAACGATGTAGAAGGTAACGAGATAAAAGCGTACACAGGTAGCATCACGGTAGTAAATGGCACTGCGGTTAGCGATGGTTTTACCTTGTTAAATTCACGCTCAGTTGCTGAAGATGTTAAATACAACATTGGTAGCGAAGACTTGTTTACCGGTACGTTAAAAATCGAAGAGGGTAAACCAGTACGAGACAACCTAGAAGTAAGCGGTAAATCATTGGTGCACTCTGCTGCACTAACGACCATTGCCTTTACACGCGGATATTTCGGTAACTTCGGCCAATACATAGTATCCATCGGGCTTATGCTGTTTGCGTTCTCAACTGCTATTGCGTGGTCGTATTACGGTGACAGGGCGATGACCTACTTGCTCGGCCCCCGCTCGGTAATGCCATATCGTGTTATTTACGTAGCTGGCTTTGTGTGGGCTGCCTTTTCTGATACCACATTAGTATGGGCACTGTCGGCAGTGGCCATTGTGGTAATGACTTTACCTAACCTATTTGGTATTGTGCTGCTCAGTAAAGAAATGAAAGAAACCGTTAATGATTATTGGTCTAGACATAAAAAATAA
- a CDS encoding M14 family metallopeptidase codes for MHISSLFDSGNIEVLSAQSPEDIRLAIPKDNQSEFAQWFHFRLVGESFVTHTMTITDLAKSAYPEGWKGYNVLASYDRQTWFRIPSEFDGDNLTFSLTLEQPSVYFAYFIPYSYERHLDLVHDAQMSLLCEHRFLGLTLDGRDMSMLVIGEETPNKKKVWVTARQHPGETMAQWCAEGLIYRLLDEQDGLARQLLDNAVFYVVPNMNPDGSARGHLRTNAVGTNLNREWATPSADKSPEVLYVMDAMEKIGVDMFVDLHGDEALPYNFVAGCEGNPSYSDEIKALENTFKDALLNATPEFQDEFGYDKDAPGEGNLTVAANAVGEKFNCMSYTVEMPFKDNADVPDEIYGWSVQRSRQLGEDLLIAVNAVVKKLNA; via the coding sequence ATGCATATTTCTAGTCTATTCGACAGCGGTAATATTGAGGTGCTAAGCGCACAATCACCCGAAGACATTCGTCTTGCTATACCTAAAGATAATCAATCTGAATTTGCTCAATGGTTTCACTTTCGCTTAGTTGGCGAGTCGTTCGTTACCCATACAATGACCATCACCGACTTGGCTAAGTCGGCCTATCCAGAGGGTTGGAAAGGCTACAATGTGCTTGCTTCATACGATCGCCAAACCTGGTTTCGTATTCCCAGCGAGTTTGATGGCGATAACCTCACATTCTCACTAACACTCGAACAGCCTAGCGTTTATTTCGCTTACTTCATCCCTTATAGCTACGAAAGGCATCTTGACCTAGTGCACGATGCGCAAATGTCATTGCTATGTGAACATCGCTTTCTAGGTTTAACTCTAGATGGTCGCGATATGTCCATGCTAGTGATTGGCGAAGAAACGCCTAATAAGAAAAAGGTGTGGGTTACAGCCCGACAGCATCCAGGTGAGACCATGGCACAGTGGTGTGCAGAAGGTCTCATTTACCGTTTGCTTGATGAGCAAGACGGACTGGCGCGACAATTGCTGGATAACGCAGTGTTCTACGTAGTCCCCAACATGAATCCTGACGGTAGTGCACGCGGTCATTTGCGTACCAACGCGGTAGGCACTAATTTAAACCGTGAGTGGGCAACCCCTAGTGCTGATAAAAGCCCAGAAGTGCTTTATGTGATGGATGCAATGGAAAAAATTGGCGTAGATATGTTTGTCGATTTGCACGGTGATGAAGCACTGCCGTACAATTTTGTGGCAGGCTGTGAAGGTAACCCAAGTTACTCTGACGAAATTAAAGCGTTAGAGAACACCTTTAAAGATGCATTGTTAAATGCAACGCCAGAGTTCCAAGACGAGTTCGGTTACGATAAAGACGCGCCAGGTGAGGGGAACCTAACCGTGGCAGCCAATGCAGTAGGTGAGAAGTTTAATTGCATGTCTTACACCGTTGAAATGCCGTTTAAAGACAACGCAGATGTACCAGATGAAATTTACGGCTGGTCTGTTCAGCGCAGCAGACAGCTTGGCGAGGATTTACTTATTGCCGTAAATGCCGTAGTAAAGAAGTTAAATGCTTAA